The Aureispira anguillae genome contains a region encoding:
- a CDS encoding CBS domain-containing protein, whose protein sequence is MYASTLISYSVPPLKLNDTGVKALLWMNDFHVRHLPVVEDGKLLGILSEDEVLNFVDAETTIKKSQPVLLPKFVPAQKHLYDIMKLVVNFNLTVIPVLNNEGDYMGLITIEDLIRKLADTGSITHPGGVLVLEMAPRDYSLSEISRLIELENATILSSFISSPYGTNTLELTLKLNKEDLKHIVATLERFGYDVKSSFYESEFIDTLNDRYEGLMRYLDV, encoded by the coding sequence ATGTATGCATCAACACTAATATCATATTCTGTACCTCCGCTTAAACTCAATGATACAGGAGTAAAGGCATTGTTATGGATGAATGATTTTCATGTAAGGCATTTACCAGTTGTTGAAGACGGCAAATTATTGGGGATTTTGTCAGAAGACGAAGTGCTTAATTTTGTAGATGCGGAGACAACAATTAAAAAAAGCCAACCTGTTTTATTGCCCAAATTTGTTCCTGCTCAAAAACATCTCTACGATATTATGAAACTGGTCGTCAATTTTAATTTGACCGTTATACCTGTTCTTAATAATGAAGGTGACTATATGGGGTTAATTACGATAGAAGACCTAATTCGAAAATTAGCAGACACAGGTTCTATCACGCATCCAGGAGGGGTGCTTGTCTTAGAAATGGCACCTAGAGATTATTCATTGTCAGAAATATCTAGGCTCATTGAACTAGAAAATGCAACCATCTTAAGCAGTTTTATTTCTTCTCCTTATGGTACGAATACATTGGAGTTGACATTAAAGTTAAATAAAGAGGATCTTAAACATATTGTTGCTACCCTAGAACGGTTTGGATACGATGTGAAATCTTCTTTTTATGAATCTGAGTTTATTGATACGCTTAATGATCGTTATGAAGGATTAATGCGTTATTTAGACGTCTAA
- a CDS encoding anthranilate synthase component II, whose protein sequence is MMNLKKKLNMKDDMHLLILDNYDSFTYNLYDYFCQLGAKCTVIRNDKISIMELEQFHFGGIVLSPGPQRPANAGILMDVIAHFYTKVPILGICLGMQAIGEYFGAKLVHASIPMHGKTSKIKHNGEALFKNIQNPTQVMRYHSLLLKDLPTCLEPIAWTEHHEIMAIQHQNYSIKGLQFHPESILTIEGLAILENWLSTCVK, encoded by the coding sequence ATGATGAACCTGAAGAAGAAGTTGAATATGAAGGATGATATGCATTTGTTGATCTTAGACAACTATGATTCTTTTACTTATAATCTATACGACTATTTCTGCCAATTAGGCGCAAAATGTACCGTTATACGGAATGACAAAATATCCATTATGGAACTAGAGCAGTTTCATTTTGGGGGAATTGTCCTTTCTCCTGGTCCCCAACGCCCAGCCAATGCAGGAATATTAATGGACGTAATCGCCCATTTTTACACTAAGGTGCCCATTTTAGGGATTTGTTTGGGAATGCAAGCTATTGGAGAATACTTTGGTGCAAAACTTGTACATGCATCTATACCAATGCATGGCAAAACTTCAAAAATAAAGCATAACGGGGAAGCGCTTTTTAAAAACATTCAAAATCCAACACAGGTAATGCGCTACCACTCTCTATTATTAAAAGACTTGCCAACTTGTTTAGAGCCTATAGCTTGGACAGAACATCATGAAATTATGGCGATTCAACATCAAAACTACTCCATAAAGGGGCTACAGTTTCACCCTGAATCTATTCTGACCATTGAAGGCTTAGCTATTTTGGAAAATTGGCTGAGTACTTGTGTAAAATAA
- a CDS encoding CvpA family protein, with product MSYINAVDILFIIMAAFGFYFGFSFGLMKVALMVLSLAFAVLTAMAFTPMTTNIIIDTFNIDTVFLPFIAFFITLLIVLMLARILTKLIEETVDNKRFDIISQVVGGLVMGIIFTLLYSVLVIFFGQAGVVKLIFNDEITAVQTDRDIRLVAPAKRTGLPDTIYMKIDDDHNPYKFKGRKEKKEDEGAASLSFGFKHIETNTYRGYVGTTKQQWDILPEDTVRVKSGGQLYLMIEDQMRCFCDSTFLVESVNNTIKFQCMDDYLAAKSTTSFFYKYIEVIPQRGTQVMKGIAPFIKEFLDYMSIALERLNEQKVPKDKPINVYSEEEHKNVVQPVEEYETPEPDLQPRDSLEFANDSINQPTISPTKDTISNTEESDDEPEEEVEYEG from the coding sequence ATGAGCTATATCAATGCAGTAGATATCTTATTTATAATAATGGCGGCCTTTGGTTTTTATTTTGGGTTTAGCTTTGGGTTGATGAAAGTTGCCTTGATGGTACTTTCGCTTGCCTTCGCTGTGTTAACAGCAATGGCTTTTACACCTATGACAACCAATATTATTATTGATACCTTTAATATTGATACCGTATTTTTGCCTTTTATTGCTTTTTTTATTACCCTCTTAATCGTTTTGATGTTGGCTAGAATCTTGACAAAGCTGATTGAAGAAACAGTCGACAATAAACGCTTTGATATAATTAGCCAAGTAGTGGGGGGATTAGTAATGGGGATTATTTTTACTCTACTATATAGTGTATTGGTTATTTTCTTTGGTCAAGCAGGCGTAGTCAAATTAATTTTTAATGATGAAATAACAGCGGTGCAAACGGATCGAGATATTCGTTTGGTGGCACCTGCCAAAAGAACAGGGCTTCCAGATACCATTTATATGAAAATTGATGATGATCATAACCCCTATAAATTTAAAGGTAGAAAGGAAAAAAAGGAGGATGAGGGCGCTGCAAGCTTAAGCTTTGGTTTTAAGCATATAGAAACAAATACCTACCGTGGTTATGTTGGAACAACGAAGCAACAATGGGATATCTTACCAGAGGATACGGTGAGAGTCAAATCAGGTGGACAATTATACTTAATGATTGAAGATCAGATGCGTTGCTTTTGTGATAGCACCTTTTTGGTTGAGTCGGTTAATAATACAATCAAATTCCAATGTATGGATGATTATTTAGCAGCCAAAAGCACAACCTCTTTCTTTTACAAATATATTGAAGTTATCCCTCAAAGAGGAACCCAGGTGATGAAGGGAATTGCTCCATTCATTAAAGAATTTTTAGATTATATGAGTATTGCCTTAGAGCGGTTGAATGAGCAAAAGGTACCCAAGGATAAGCCAATTAATGTTTATTCTGAAGAAGAACATAAAAACGTTGTGCAACCAGTAGAGGAATATGAAACACCAGAGCCAGACTTACAACCAAGAGATTCTTTAGAATTTGCTAACGATTCTATTAACCAACCAACGATTAGCCCAACGAAAGATACTATATCTAACACTGAAGAATCAGATGATGAACCTGAAGAAGAAGTTGAATATGAAGGATGA
- a CDS encoding GatB/YqeY domain-containing protein, translating to MSLTDRINAGIKDAMKQKDEARKRTLRAVKAQLLLLKTSGSGEEITEDQEIKLLQKMVKERQDSYEIYSKQNRDDLAGPEKEEMDIIKEFLPQQMSEEELAVAIKAIVEQVGASSMKDMGKVMGMANKQFAGKADGKTISMLVKGLLS from the coding sequence ATGAGTTTGACTGACCGTATCAATGCGGGCATCAAAGATGCCATGAAGCAGAAGGATGAAGCTAGAAAACGTACCTTGCGTGCCGTTAAAGCACAGTTGTTATTATTAAAAACAAGTGGCTCAGGAGAAGAAATTACAGAGGATCAAGAGATCAAACTCTTGCAAAAAATGGTCAAAGAACGTCAGGATTCTTATGAAATATATTCAAAACAAAATCGAGATGATTTGGCAGGACCAGAGAAAGAGGAAATGGACATCATTAAAGAATTTTTGCCTCAACAAATGAGCGAGGAAGAATTAGCAGTTGCCATTAAAGCGATTGTAGAACAAGTAGGAGCTAGTTCTATGAAGGATATGGGGAAAGTAATGGGAATGGCCAACAAACAATTTGCAGGAAAAGCAGATGGCAAAACAATTTCCATGCTGGTAAAGGGTTTATTGTCATAA
- a CDS encoding thioredoxin family protein → MKQLLTGLILLASLQFVFASEGIHFFKGSFKEAQALAAKEHKLIFMDAYTSWCGPCKRMARDVFSAAEVGKFFNKHFINIKVDMEKGEGPRLAGKYRVSSYPTLLFLDEKGEVVHAAKGGRPADQFLGLGKVALSKNDKSGEYAKQYEEGNREPAFLRAYAYALLNSAKPNLKIANEYLKTQKELTNDENLEFLFDFANEADSKIFELAILHKTSIVALKSEADFQEKIKAACDATIDKAIEFNVASLVNEAKTKMKAANPKFAKEYSMLADIKYAAGTKDMEAYANSTDKFLKKYAKRDAKTLHQYAHTFLIKTNETKLLEKAEKWAKQATNIDFNPKYLRTHSDLLRKLGRVEEAEEVMKKANELSGEKSSFIKS, encoded by the coding sequence ATGAAACAACTTCTTACAGGACTAATCTTATTGGCTAGCCTACAATTTGTTTTTGCCTCCGAAGGCATTCATTTTTTCAAGGGCAGTTTCAAAGAAGCTCAAGCATTAGCCGCAAAAGAACATAAACTTATTTTTATGGATGCCTACACTTCTTGGTGTGGCCCTTGTAAACGTATGGCTAGAGATGTATTTTCGGCTGCCGAAGTTGGCAAGTTTTTTAATAAGCATTTTATCAATATCAAAGTAGATATGGAAAAAGGGGAAGGGCCTCGATTGGCTGGCAAATATAGAGTTAGTTCTTATCCTACTTTATTATTTTTAGACGAAAAAGGGGAAGTAGTCCATGCTGCAAAAGGCGGTAGACCTGCTGATCAATTCTTAGGTTTAGGAAAAGTCGCATTGAGCAAAAATGACAAATCTGGCGAATATGCCAAGCAGTATGAAGAAGGAAATCGTGAGCCTGCCTTTTTAAGAGCCTATGCTTATGCCCTTTTAAATAGTGCCAAACCTAATTTAAAAATAGCAAATGAATACCTAAAAACTCAAAAGGAATTGACCAACGATGAGAATTTAGAGTTTTTATTTGATTTTGCCAATGAGGCTGATTCTAAGATTTTTGAATTAGCCATCTTACATAAAACATCAATTGTTGCGCTCAAATCAGAAGCTGATTTTCAAGAAAAAATAAAAGCAGCTTGTGATGCAACGATCGATAAGGCAATTGAGTTTAACGTCGCTAGTTTAGTAAATGAAGCTAAAACAAAAATGAAAGCCGCCAACCCTAAATTTGCAAAAGAGTATAGTATGTTGGCCGATATTAAATATGCTGCGGGTACAAAGGATATGGAAGCTTATGCTAATTCTACAGATAAGTTTCTAAAAAAATATGCCAAACGAGATGCCAAAACCTTACATCAATATGCTCATACTTTTTTAATTAAAACCAATGAAACTAAATTATTAGAAAAAGCAGAAAAATGGGCAAAGCAAGCTACTAACATTGATTTCAACCCTAAATATTTGCGTACTCATAGCGATCTTTTGCGCAAATTAGGGCGAGTAGAGGAAGCGGAGGAAGTTATGAAAAAAGCAAATGAGTTGAGTGGTGAAAAATCTAGTTTTATAAAATCCTAA
- a CDS encoding amidohydrolase family protein, whose translation MRKITADWVYPINQDPIPEGVVIINEAGQIQQLDIRSNYDISELEIHKGVIIPGFVNTHCHLELSHMKGKVNTGTGLIPFITNVVQQRGASEATIQEAIAQADLEMYENGIVAVGDISNVIDTFSQKAVSKLRYYTFTEFFDFLQSSNAQVEFDKYKAVYDQLVLPTAHQKSCVPHAPYSVSPELFKLINAVNAGEKRTVSIHNQETPPENQLFLEKKGGFVDFYGGFGIALDGFEASQQPSINYALKYMDPNHRTLFVHNTLSTAADIQAAHAWGKEVYWATCPNANLYIENNLPNYQAFIDNDAQMTIGTDSLTSNWQLSILEELKTIAKYQSYVPFQTLLKWATLNGARALGFEDDLGSIEVGKSCGLNLLYDLNQKGELGKDTKVKRLV comes from the coding sequence ATGCGAAAAATAACAGCAGATTGGGTTTATCCTATTAATCAAGACCCTATTCCAGAAGGTGTTGTAATTATTAATGAAGCAGGGCAAATACAACAATTAGATATTCGTTCAAACTATGATATATCGGAATTAGAAATCCATAAAGGGGTTATTATTCCTGGTTTTGTGAATACTCATTGCCATTTAGAACTTTCGCATATGAAGGGGAAAGTTAATACTGGAACAGGGCTGATTCCTTTTATTACGAATGTAGTACAACAAAGAGGAGCAAGTGAAGCAACCATTCAAGAAGCAATTGCTCAAGCTGATTTAGAAATGTATGAAAATGGGATAGTGGCAGTTGGAGATATTTCAAATGTAATAGACACTTTTTCTCAAAAAGCAGTTAGCAAATTGCGTTATTATACCTTTACAGAATTTTTTGATTTTTTGCAATCAAGCAATGCTCAAGTAGAGTTTGATAAGTATAAAGCAGTCTATGATCAATTAGTCTTGCCAACTGCTCATCAAAAAAGCTGTGTCCCTCATGCTCCATATTCTGTTTCGCCTGAGCTGTTCAAGTTGATTAATGCTGTTAATGCTGGAGAAAAAAGGACAGTTAGCATCCATAATCAAGAAACCCCACCAGAGAATCAATTGTTTTTAGAGAAAAAGGGAGGTTTTGTAGACTTTTATGGAGGTTTTGGTATTGCTTTAGATGGCTTTGAGGCGAGCCAACAGCCATCCATTAATTATGCGCTAAAATATATGGACCCCAATCATAGAACCTTGTTTGTTCATAATACATTGAGCACAGCAGCCGATATTCAAGCCGCTCATGCTTGGGGTAAAGAAGTTTATTGGGCTACCTGTCCGAATGCTAATTTGTATATTGAGAATAATTTACCAAACTATCAAGCCTTTATAGACAACGATGCACAAATGACAATAGGTACGGATAGTTTAACGTCAAATTGGCAATTATCTATTTTAGAGGAACTAAAAACGATTGCTAAATATCAGTCTTATGTACCTTTTCAGACCTTGTTAAAGTGGGCAACTCTTAATGGTGCCAGAGCGCTTGGCTTTGAAGATGATTTAGGGAGTATTGAAGTGGGCAAATCTTGTGGGTTGAACTTATTGTATGATTTGAATCAAAAAGGAGAATTAGGAAAGGATACAAAGGTAAAACGCTTGGTTTAG
- a CDS encoding DUF3078 domain-containing protein — MKKYLLLVIATLFACQATLSAQEEDEKKWKVGGAIGLDFAQMFFVNPKFGAGEDKIGIGGNISFFAKYKKERVTWDNFAGLTFGVQRLGSFRRDIPFQKSVDELRIASNFAYGITETSPFGYSLDLLFLSQVTPTYDGNLLSAPKGSNLSPIAQFFSPATITISPGIAYKKSTKFGTFSALLSPASLKMIIVGDDDIARMGLHGNPYSFDTSGVSEAAFREEWRVAPDGAFANGAGYYARNYIQFGATLKAGYAHKLFKYTEGDKEKHRLVLSTNLNLYSNYLRLPQHIDVEWITNVDLFLFKGLSISLMTNLFWDYDVMVQVDADGDIDTGVNGYESEGRRVSFFQSLLIKYNFLF; from the coding sequence ATGAAAAAATATTTATTACTAGTAATTGCCACTTTATTTGCTTGTCAAGCGACTCTATCTGCTCAAGAAGAAGATGAAAAAAAATGGAAAGTAGGAGGGGCTATTGGTCTTGATTTTGCACAAATGTTTTTTGTTAATCCTAAGTTTGGTGCAGGGGAAGACAAGATCGGAATAGGAGGAAATATTAGCTTTTTTGCTAAATATAAAAAAGAGCGAGTTACTTGGGATAATTTTGCAGGCTTGACATTTGGTGTTCAGCGTTTGGGAAGTTTCCGAAGAGATATTCCATTTCAAAAATCTGTAGATGAACTACGTATTGCTTCCAATTTTGCTTATGGTATTACAGAAACAAGCCCCTTCGGTTATTCTTTGGATTTATTGTTTCTGAGTCAGGTAACGCCTACTTATGACGGAAACTTGCTTTCTGCGCCTAAAGGATCAAATTTGTCACCAATCGCTCAATTTTTCTCTCCTGCAACCATCACAATTTCTCCTGGTATCGCTTACAAAAAAAGTACAAAGTTTGGAACCTTTAGTGCTTTGTTGTCACCTGCTTCTTTGAAAATGATTATTGTAGGAGATGATGATATTGCTAGAATGGGCTTACACGGAAATCCTTATAGTTTCGATACTTCGGGTGTTTCAGAAGCTGCTTTTAGAGAAGAGTGGAGAGTTGCACCAGATGGTGCTTTTGCAAATGGTGCGGGGTATTATGCTCGCAATTATATTCAGTTTGGTGCAACTTTAAAAGCTGGATATGCCCACAAGTTATTTAAATATACAGAAGGCGATAAAGAAAAACATCGTTTAGTATTGAGTACTAATTTGAACCTATATAGCAATTACCTAAGGTTGCCACAACATATTGATGTAGAGTGGATCACAAACGTAGATTTATTTTTATTTAAAGGTTTGTCTATTTCATTGATGACCAATTTGTTTTGGGACTATGATGTAATGGTTCAAGTGGATGCAGATGGAGATATTGATACAGGAGTTAACGGATACGAAAGTGAAGGACGCAGAGTATCCTTTTTCCAATCTTTGTTGATCAAATATAACTTCTTGTTCTAG
- a CDS encoding acyloxyacyl hydrolase, with protein sequence MRLLWIGLLLMSAYGLLAQKSSKGMYIEGSFHFGKAFKHRSTITIDLPDFSYGTELNFEIKTYGKKHWHERCGFPRWGLAVAYQYSGNAEQMGHCIAILPNVTVDFFRHKKIRLFGRLGVGLGLITKPFDRQTNPLNNMVGSYLNNNTSLRLGMAWRIHKNIELRPSATFNHYSNAASTLPNLGINIPSFQLGICYMPNPVEEEDYIKVAPSERPQRSKRVQFSAVFSMGFRELSPGSNLKYPIWHSSVDAGLFITRNNRLKAGIEYDYIGSSYAFTKHNGGYQDKDLHWEASRITLFVADEIMIGRFAILAQLGFYVTQNVGQPWFMSIRLSGRYYFMDPYLNPATPFVTVTMKSHKIIAEYFSIGLGAAF encoded by the coding sequence ATGCGATTATTATGGATAGGATTGCTGTTGATGTCAGCTTATGGTTTATTGGCTCAAAAAAGCTCCAAAGGAATGTATATAGAGGGGAGTTTTCACTTTGGGAAGGCATTTAAACATCGATCTACCATTACGATTGATTTACCAGACTTTAGTTATGGAACAGAACTTAATTTTGAAATTAAGACCTATGGAAAAAAGCATTGGCATGAGCGCTGTGGTTTTCCTAGATGGGGGCTTGCTGTAGCCTATCAGTATTCTGGTAATGCCGAACAGATGGGGCATTGTATTGCTATCTTGCCCAATGTTACAGTTGATTTTTTTAGGCATAAAAAAATAAGATTATTTGGGCGATTGGGAGTAGGTTTGGGCTTGATTACAAAACCTTTTGATCGACAAACGAACCCACTTAATAATATGGTCGGTTCTTATCTAAATAATAATACGTCCCTGCGCTTAGGAATGGCTTGGCGTATACACAAGAATATAGAACTTCGACCTTCTGCTACTTTTAACCATTATTCGAATGCTGCTTCAACGCTGCCCAACTTGGGTATCAATATCCCTAGCTTTCAATTGGGGATTTGTTATATGCCAAACCCTGTTGAAGAAGAAGATTATATAAAAGTAGCTCCATCAGAACGCCCTCAACGGAGCAAAAGAGTTCAATTTTCAGCCGTTTTTTCGATGGGATTTAGAGAACTTTCTCCTGGGAGTAATTTAAAATATCCAATCTGGCATAGCTCTGTTGATGCTGGTTTGTTTATTACTAGAAATAATCGCCTAAAGGCAGGGATCGAATACGACTATATCGGATCTTCTTATGCTTTTACTAAACATAATGGAGGTTATCAAGATAAGGACTTGCATTGGGAAGCGAGTCGAATAACCCTTTTTGTGGCAGACGAAATTATGATTGGGCGTTTTGCCATTTTGGCACAGCTTGGCTTTTATGTAACACAAAATGTGGGGCAGCCTTGGTTTATGTCAATACGTTTGTCTGGACGGTATTATTTTATGGATCCTTATCTAAACCCTGCAACACCCTTTGTTACCGTTACAATGAAATCTCATAAAATTATAGCGGAATATTTTTCGATTGGTTTAGGGGCAGCATTTTAA
- the hflX gene encoding GTPase HflX, translating to MANEWNLGEKKRALVKNIEKAVIVGLISSEQTVEQAVEYLDELEFLAVTAGAVVKKRFMQKLRHPDNRTFVGKGKAEEIRAYVQENDIELIIFDDDLTAKQVGILEERMERKILDRSTLILDIFAARAQTAQAKVQVELAQMQYLLPRLRGMWDHLERQKGGIGMRGPGEKEIETDRRIVRDKVSLLKKRLEKIDLQARTQRKNRGEMIRVALVGYTNVGKSTLMNVLGKAEVLAENKLFATLDTTVRKVVVDRMPFLLSDTVGFIRKLPHHLVESFKSTLDEVRESDLLIQVVDISHPQYKDHIAVVNKTLKGLGAENIPMLYVFNKMDLYLEQNLDDLLLDEEREGLIQEMKTSWEIETQGNACFIAALHKDGVQELREKLKTLVNDLYIKRYPYKTRFW from the coding sequence ATGGCAAATGAATGGAATTTAGGCGAAAAAAAACGCGCCTTAGTTAAAAATATAGAAAAAGCTGTTATTGTAGGCTTGATTTCAAGTGAACAAACAGTAGAACAAGCAGTAGAGTACTTGGATGAACTAGAGTTTTTGGCTGTTACAGCAGGTGCTGTGGTCAAAAAACGATTTATGCAAAAACTCAGGCATCCTGATAACCGAACCTTCGTAGGTAAAGGAAAAGCCGAAGAAATTCGTGCCTATGTTCAAGAAAATGATATTGAATTAATCATTTTTGACGATGATTTAACCGCAAAACAAGTCGGGATTTTAGAGGAAAGAATGGAGCGCAAGATCTTGGATCGCAGTACGCTGATTTTGGACATCTTTGCTGCAAGGGCTCAAACTGCTCAAGCAAAAGTTCAGGTAGAGCTGGCTCAAATGCAATATCTATTGCCTAGATTAAGAGGTATGTGGGATCACTTGGAACGACAAAAAGGGGGAATAGGAATGCGTGGTCCTGGTGAAAAAGAAATTGAAACAGATAGACGTATTGTACGTGATAAAGTATCTTTGCTAAAAAAGCGCTTGGAAAAAATTGATTTGCAAGCTAGAACACAACGAAAAAATCGTGGAGAAATGATTCGTGTTGCTTTGGTTGGCTATACCAATGTTGGCAAATCTACTTTGATGAATGTATTGGGAAAAGCAGAGGTTTTAGCAGAGAATAAACTATTTGCTACTTTAGATACTACTGTTCGTAAGGTGGTGGTAGATAGAATGCCTTTTCTATTATCAGATACTGTTGGTTTCATTCGGAAATTACCACATCATTTGGTTGAAAGTTTTAAATCAACATTAGATGAAGTTAGAGAAAGTGATTTATTGATACAAGTCGTCGATATTTCTCATCCACAGTACAAAGATCATATTGCAGTGGTCAACAAAACGCTAAAAGGGTTAGGGGCAGAAAATATTCCTATGTTGTATGTGTTTAATAAAATGGATTTGTATTTAGAGCAGAATTTGGATGATCTTTTATTGGATGAAGAACGAGAGGGGCTAATCCAGGAAATGAAAACAAGTTGGGAAATAGAAACGCAGGGAAATGCGTGCTTTATTGCTGCTTTGCACAAAGATGGCGTACAGGAATTGAGAGAAAAACTAAAAACCTTAGTAAACGATCTCTATATAAAGCGTTATCCATACAAAACTAGATTTTGGTAA
- a CDS encoding DUF6992 family protein: MKKLCLLFFFLSYFSPVYAQVSLDEINKTRCQHNLNGMIAFSSWTATNLTAGTIGVLTTQGEWQHFFEMNIYFNLINLGIAVPGLISSIKAKRTGLSFEESVKEAQKVKTTYLVNGVLDFTYISLGFLLREIGRNNYQNVHLYNRLTGYGNSFIVQGGFLLLYDFIAFALHHNNGKRLDAHWKKISFQPSGAYGLGLRIQYKLHETSFPPLPYLY; the protein is encoded by the coding sequence ATGAAAAAGCTATGCCTACTTTTCTTTTTTCTGAGCTACTTCTCCCCCGTTTATGCGCAAGTATCTTTAGATGAAATTAATAAAACAAGGTGTCAACATAACCTCAATGGCATGATTGCCTTTTCAAGCTGGACCGCCACCAATCTTACAGCAGGTACAATTGGAGTTTTAACAACTCAAGGAGAATGGCAACATTTCTTTGAAATGAATATTTATTTCAATCTTATCAACCTAGGAATTGCTGTTCCTGGTCTTATCAGTAGCATAAAAGCCAAACGCACTGGCTTATCTTTTGAAGAATCGGTAAAAGAAGCTCAAAAAGTAAAAACAACTTATTTAGTAAATGGAGTTTTAGATTTTACGTACATTTCTCTTGGTTTTTTGCTGCGAGAAATCGGCAGGAATAATTATCAGAATGTCCATTTGTATAATCGACTAACAGGTTATGGAAACTCCTTTATTGTTCAAGGTGGTTTTCTTTTATTGTACGATTTTATAGCATTTGCACTTCATCATAACAATGGTAAACGTTTAGATGCTCATTGGAAAAAAATTAGTTTTCAACCTTCTGGTGCTTATGGTTTGGGGCTTCGTATACAATATAAGCTTCACGAAACTTCTTTTCCTCCTCTGCCTTATCTATATTAG
- a CDS encoding calcium/sodium antiporter, with protein sequence MELALAFGLLIFGFIILIKGADFLVDGASAVAKKFNISDMIIGLTIVSFGTSAPELVVNIGAAWEGKNAMIIGNVLGSNIFNTCLILGTAGLIYPLAVQRATVRKELPFSIFIILLMFFLANDNLFLGGKDYISHIDGGIFLLFFLGFLYYVYASAKNVGDSEEVEVIQAMPLPKSLLLIVSGMIGLVFGGDLVLTNSVKFAEYFGMEERVIGLTVIAIGTSLPELATSVVAALKKNSDIAMGNVVGSNIFNILLVLGVSSTISPKLIEYNTAANFDIGFLLASTMLLTAFLFIGTRVKPTTGGSLTYTIDRWQSAILLMAVVGYIIYLLVS encoded by the coding sequence ATGGAATTAGCATTGGCATTTGGACTATTGATCTTTGGGTTTATTATCTTAATCAAAGGAGCAGATTTTTTGGTGGATGGAGCATCAGCTGTTGCAAAAAAGTTTAATATTTCCGATATGATTATTGGTCTTACTATTGTCTCATTTGGTACTTCTGCGCCTGAGCTAGTGGTAAACATAGGGGCAGCATGGGAAGGCAAAAATGCAATGATTATTGGTAATGTTTTAGGTTCCAATATCTTTAATACTTGTTTGATTTTAGGAACAGCAGGATTGATCTACCCTTTGGCCGTTCAGAGGGCAACGGTACGAAAAGAACTCCCTTTCTCTATCTTTATAATTTTATTGATGTTTTTCTTGGCCAACGATAACCTATTTTTAGGAGGCAAAGATTACATTTCACATATTGATGGGGGGATATTTTTACTCTTCTTTTTGGGATTCTTATATTATGTATACGCTAGTGCTAAGAATGTAGGAGATAGCGAAGAAGTAGAAGTCATACAAGCTATGCCACTTCCCAAAAGTTTACTCTTGATTGTATCAGGAATGATTGGTTTAGTTTTTGGCGGTGATCTTGTCTTAACCAATTCTGTGAAATTTGCAGAGTATTTTGGAATGGAAGAACGAGTGATCGGATTGACTGTAATAGCAATAGGGACTTCTTTGCCTGAATTGGCAACTTCTGTGGTAGCTGCCCTCAAAAAAAATAGTGATATTGCTATGGGAAATGTAGTGGGATCTAATATCTTTAATATCCTTTTGGTGCTAGGGGTAAGCTCTACAATTTCTCCTAAATTGATAGAATACAATACTGCTGCGAATTTTGATATTGGTTTTCTTTTGGCTTCAACAATGCTTTTAACAGCCTTTTTGTTTATTGGCACAAGAGTGAAACCTACAACTGGTGGTTCGCTAACTTATACTATTGATAGGTGGCAGTCTGCCATTTTATTAATGGCAGTAGTTGGTTATATTATTTATTTATTGGTTAGTTAG